A stretch of DNA from Candidatus Neomarinimicrobiota bacterium:
CGATCTGAGTACGCTAGCGTTCCAACCGTCCACCATAAATGAAGACATGGGAAAAGGCATGAGTGCTTCATGAATAGTGTAAACTATGTCTTGACACTAAAGTGTAAACCATGTCCTGATTTCACCCAAGGATCCAGTATCCAGTAACCAGTATCCAGCGTCCAGTATCCAGCATCAAGGATCAAGTAGCAAGAATCAAGTAATCAGTAGCCATTCATCACTAACCACTCACCAATTAACCAGTTACCACTCACCAGTTGGCGCTCCCCAGCAGCCGGTATACAGTTCCTGTTCAATTGTCAATATTCAATAATCAATATTCAATTGGCTATCACCCCTCGATGATCTTCAGGTAGACTTTCCGTGTTCGCGGTCCGTCGAAATCGGCGAGGAAAATCCCCTGCCATGTGCCCAATACGAGTTTTCCACGTTCGACGATGACTGTTTCTGATGAGCCCACAATGCTGGTTTTAATATGGCTGTCCGCGTTTCCCTCGGAGTGACGATAACCGGCCTGGTACGGCACCAATTCGGTCAGTTGATGTTTGATGTCCTCAGCCACCGCGGGATCGGCGTGTTCGTTGATGGTGATACCACAAGTTGTGTGAGGCACGTAAAGGGTTACCACAGCATCCTTTATGCCCGTTTTTGACACCTCTTTTTGGACCGAATCCGATATCTCAACAAAGTCAATTCTGTTTTGCGTCCGTACAGATAGGATAATCATTGTTTTCTCCTCTTGCTACGACATTCGCCTGTTAGCCCGCACTCCTCACGGCATAACCAGAGAGAACACAGAGAAGTAAGAAGACAGATTTTGATAAAACTACATTGAATCAAAGAGTTCTACCGAATCAATTTGGCGATGAGTTTTTCCGAAGTGTTTAGTATGGAATTCATAATTTCTGTGTCCTCTGTGGTTCATTTTAGCCCAGTCCCACATCCAGCATCATCATGATGGTGAAGCCTATCATCGCTCCGGCCGTGGCCACATCCGCATTGCCTTCAAACTGTGACTCCGGAATGACCTCCTCCACTACGACAAAAATCATTGCCCCGGCAGCAAATGCCAGCGCATACGGTAGAATGGCCCGCGAAGTGAGGACGACCACGGCACCGATAACTCCGGCGATAGGTTCAACCACAGCCGATAACTGACCGTACCAGAAGCTCTTTAGACGGGATACTCCCACCCTTCGCAGGGGCATGGCTACGGCAAATCCTTCGGGAAAATTCTGCAGACCAATCCCCAGTGTAAGCGCAATCGCCCCTCCCAATGTGGCAGAAGGCAGATTGTTGGCGACAGCTC
This window harbors:
- a CDS encoding secondary thiamine-phosphate synthase enzyme YjbQ, with the protein product MIILSVRTQNRIDFVEISDSVQKEVSKTGIKDAVVTLYVPHTTCGITINEHADPAVAEDIKHQLTELVPYQAGYRHSEGNADSHIKTSIVGSSETVIVERGKLVLGTWQGIFLADFDGPRTRKVYLKIIEG